The following proteins are encoded in a genomic region of Periophthalmus magnuspinnatus isolate fPerMag1 chromosome 10, fPerMag1.2.pri, whole genome shotgun sequence:
- the rpl39 gene encoding 60S ribosomal protein L39, giving the protein MSSHKTFRIKRFLAKKQKQNRPIPQWIRMKTGNKIRYNSKRRHWRRTKLGL; this is encoded by the exons ATG tcgTCTCACAAGACATTCAGGATTAAACGCTTCCTCGCCAAAAAGCAGAAACAGAACAGACCAATTCCTCAATGGATCAGAATGAAAACCGGCAACAAAATCAG GTACAACTCCAAGAGGAGACACTGGAGAAGGACCAAGCTTGGCCTGTAA